A region of Onychomys torridus chromosome 10, mOncTor1.1, whole genome shotgun sequence DNA encodes the following proteins:
- the Nwd2 gene encoding NACHT and WD repeat domain-containing protein 2: MWPAGAGTKLPCPRDSALRRAAFSGNLTALPSHLVPAGRSVRVFISANPEDTGAERQALRETVYPKLREFCRENYGLEFQVIDLYWGVDEDEWDSPELQKMRMKLLEECLKTSAGPCFVGLLGEKYGNIRIPGEVEASEFEMILDAAVEAKLETKLLEDWYCRDENSVPAAYYLRPRVEVPRSNKNSMQPPAGPENEQRPWPEISDEIKTIFKAAVKLLHEQGKMKHSQAKRYLFSAIEDEFDFALGKQTPAFLKKCVCYIRKIANIERFVKIPEMGKYMDITGTEPRIIRDPEAQEKLIKLRDEFIPTIVASSNLRVYTSVTHCDMKLGYSQEIENHYIEGLGKQFYEDMIDIIQATVQQNFDTETDTLYDEILQHSSLCKTYASFYEYKCESLNILHKYILPSKTGHINPLVVYGGPCTGKTLLLAEVAKKAYGWLHEDTGPDSDPVVIVRFLGTTDMSVDLKTLLLSVCEQMAVSYRCLVQSYPKKIHDLRDLFINLLNESSLQRPLVIIFDALEQLSENDDARKLWWLPAHLPRFVRIVLSTLPNKHGILQKLRCLIHEEDNYIELIPRDRKMCSQVLKHQLLRVKRKVTSGQQIYVNNAFSKCTLPMFVNLTFREVRHWRSHKDVDESSLCVTVHESIEQLFWSLEKKCGQKLVSRALGYITMAKMGLSEMELEDVLALDNSVMNELNENTRPSNPLRVPYLYIARLKEGLNGYLIERHVKNVTLLVWANRHLQLIAQKLYLQEDRNLREMHTILADYFLGVWSGGRRKAFCLEDPYLNGCLDLENRSLLEEGKHFMEQASFDRQAPDQPWVFQCNPLEPDIFFVNHRKMSELLYHLTRCGKTDDLLYGIIMNFSWLYTMIKIGQFDKVLADIELAYNYSQEKELKFLASTLRGIRNKVITFPGSLSAELQQRLLPVVSSLPKLRHLLLECDKDGPKYCSIVPLHSSMDVTYSPERLPLAASHLHVTEILPTCNPSTVLTALENGSISTWDVETRQLLRQITTAQSVILGMKLTSDEKYLVVATTNNTLLIYDNVNSCLLSEVEIKGTKHGSGSTYINGFTLSVNHALAWLEASKDVTVIDLLYGWPLYQFHCWYEVTCVQCSLDGVYAFCGQYLNNTTIFHLGSGEKLCTVTSEFSGGFVKFLLILDTAQEMVMVDSEGSLSVWNTEDISNPQLTEDFDCQKDDSEVVSIELSEDQSAILICKALSIELLDTGMWKVAEKFRARHNERFISAVLSKNGDCIIATMENTPAVFFWRRDTGQCMASLQEVSGTIVKLVKSSHHNMLLSLSTSGVLSIWDIDIITAMSNIDKTGKPIQSLVLPARGEIIYSLDGSDCVHKWNFSSGFIEAVFKHEGIVEHCVLTSAGDLMVTSDDKSSQYVWHTSSGENLFRINGQRISQLLITHNDQFVVSLCEENASRVWRLATGHRVCNILTTLQNAFITSANTFVVGMTKSKVLAVSLWTGSITKKFCCEDGITIVNFKLIPDCPDIIVFITSAETVNIWSLTDEVICRRVQLPSNFLKNLEDFEISPNGKLGILSRGDENINVLDLHSGKLRVVHASGVIWRQRLSRDGRYLVYICFRNGEEEEENDATSSLIVMRLADGKNIGACSLYKTPTFLVLSQRHLNIIVGFDDGSIGIYTVVDRVDAALKIKIATSNSRQIFNNTTQTSRPKSNSYSFKVSVDCLWRESTEVFARDSPITVSDSSESNEATPSKKHNSCYDRVCAALESRSHSYTPDN; this comes from the exons GGACTTTTAGGTGAAAAATACGGGAACATTCGGATCCCGGGGGAAGTTGAAGCTTCGGAGTTTGAGATGATTTTGGATGCTGCCGTAGAGGCAAAATTGGAGACGAAGTTACTGGAAGATTGGTACTGTCGGGATGAGAACTCTGTGCCCGCAGCGTATTACCTCAGACCCAGGGTAGAGGTGCCGAGAAGCAACAAGAACTCA ATGCAGCCTCCTGCTGGCCCTGAAAATGAACAACGGCCGTGGCCAGAAATATCAGACGAAATCAAAACAATATTTAAAGCTGCCGTCAAACTGCTCCACGAACAGGGTAAAATGAAGCACAGTCAGGCTAAGAGGTACCTGTTCTCAG CTATCGAGGATGAGTTTGACTTTGCTCTAGGCAAGCAAACTCCAGCATTCCTGAAGAAGTGTGTGTGCTACATCAGGAAGATCGCTAACATCGAGCGCTTCGTGAAAATCCCGGAGATGGGAAAATACATGGACATAACTGGAACAGAGCCGAGAATCATCCGTGACCCAGAAGCTCAGGAGAAGCTGATAAAACTCAGGGATGAATTCATCCCGACCATCGTCGCATCCTCTAACCTGAGAGTATACACGTCTGTCACTCATTGTGACATGAAACTGGGCTATTCCCAAGAGATAGAAAATCATTACATAGAAGGACTTGGTAAGCAATTTTATGAGGACATGATTGACATAATTCAGGCAACGGTACAGCAGAATTTTGACACAGAGACTGATACACTGTACGATGAAATCCTTCAGCACTCCTCACTTTGTAAAACGTACGCCTCCTTCTATGAATACAAATGTGAATCGCTAAACATCTTGCATAAGTACATCCTGCCGAGCAAAACCGGGCACATCAACCCTCTCGTTGTGTATGGTGGGCCATGCACCGGGAAGACTCTGCTGCTGGCTGAAGTAGCAAAAaag GCTTATGGCTGGCTACATGAAGACACAGGGCCAGACTCTGACCCGGTTGTCATTGTGAGATTTCTAGGGACGACAGACATGAGTGTTGATCTGAAGACACTCCTTCTAAGTGTTTGCGAACAAATGGCCGTCAGCTACAGGTGTCTGGTTCAAAGCTATCCTAAGAAGATCCATGACCTTCGTGACTTATTTATAAACCTGTTGAATGAGTCTTCACTGCAGAGGCCTCTGGTGATAATATTTGATGCCCTGGAGCAGCTCTCCGAGAACGATGATGCTAGGAAGCTCTGGTGGCTACCTGCCCACCTTCCTCGGTTCGTGCGGATCGTCCTCTCCACACTGCCCAACAAACATGGGATCCTGCAGAAACTAAGGTGCCTTATCCATGAAGAAGACAATTACATTGAGCTGATTCCCCGGGACAGAAAGATGTGCAGCCAGGTCCTCAAACACCAGCTGCTGAGAGTCAAAAGGAAGGTCACATCAGGCCAGCAGATTTATGTAAACAACGCATTCTCCAAGTGCACGCTGCCTATGTTTGTGAACCTGACTTTCAGGGAGGTGAGACATTGGAGATCTCACAAGGATGTGGATGAGTCTTCCCTCTGTGTGACTGTCCATGAAAGTATAGAACAGTTATTCTGGTCCTTGGAGAAAAAGTGTGGTCAGAAACTGGTCTCCAGAGCTCTGGGTTACATCACCATGGCCAAAATGGGTTTGAGTGAGATGGAACTGGAGGATGTGTTAGCTCTAGACAACAGCGTTATGAATGAACTCAATGAGAACACCCGACCCAGCAATCCCCTGAGAGTACCTTACCTGTATATCGCAAGGCTCAAGGAGGGGCTCAACGGATATTTAATAGAAAGACACGTGAAGAATGTCACACTCTTAGTCTGGGCCAACAGACACCTGCAGCTCATAGCCCAGAAGCTCTATCTGCAAGAGGACAGAAACCTTCGTGAGATGCACACGATCCTGGCCGATTATTTTCTAGGGGTGTGGTCGGGAGGTAGGAGGAAAGCTTTCTGCCTGGAAGACCCCTACCTGAACGGCTGCCTCGACTTAGAGAATAGAAGCctgctggaggaaggaaagcaCTTCATGGAACAAGCATCTTTTGACAGGCAGGCCCCCGACCAGCCCTGGGTTTTCCAGTGTAACCCACTAGAGCCCGACATCTTTTTTGTCAATCACAGGAAAATGTCTGAGCTCTTGTATCATCTGACAAGGTGTGGGAAAACCGATGACCTGCTTTACGGCATCATCATGAACTTCAGCTGGCTTTACACCATGATCAAAATTGGCCAGTTTGACAAAGTGCTGGCTGACATAGAACTGGCTTACAACTACTCACAAGAAAAGGAGCTGAAGTTCCTAGCCAGCACGCTCCGTGGCATCAGAAATAAGGTCATCACATTCCCAGGCTCCCTTTCAGCAGAGCTCCAGCAGAGGCTGCTGCCTGTTGTGAGTTCCCTGCCCAAACTCAGACATCTTCTTTTAGAATGTGACAAAGATGGACCTAAATACTGCTCCATTGTTCCTCTTCACTCGTCCATGGACGTGACATACAGCCCTGAACGTCTCCCCTTAGCAGCCAGTCACCTGCATGTTACGGAGATTCTGcccacctgtaaccctagcactgttCTCACAGCTTTAGAAAACGGTTCCATCAGCACATGGGATGTAGAAACTCGCCAGCTACTCAGGCAAATCACCACAGCCCAGTCTGTCATCCTGGGCATGAAGCTTACCAGTGACGAGAAGTACCTCGTCGTTGCTACAACAAACAATACTTTGCTGATTTATGACAATGTcaattcctgtctcctgtctgagGTGGAGATCAAAGGGACCAAGCATGGAAGTGGCTCCACCTACATCAATGGGTTTACACTCTCTGTCAATCATGCCCTTGCATGGCTGGAGGCCAGCAAAGATGTCACTGTCATTGATCTGCTCTATGGATGGCCCCTTTACCAGTTCCACTGCTGGTATGAAGTGACCTGTGTCCAGTGCTCTCTGGATGGGGTGTATGCTTTCTGTGGCCAGTACCTCAACAATACCACCATTTTCCACTTAGGGAGTGGAGAAAAGTTATGCACGGTGACATCAGAATTTTCAGGTGGCTTTGTAAAGTTTCTTCTCATCTTGGACACAGCTCAAGAGATGGTCATGGTGGACAGTGAAGGGAGCCTCTCTGTTTGGAATACAGAGGACATATCCAACCCCCAGCTGACCGAAGACTTTGACTGTCAAAAGGATGATAGCGAGGTGGTGAGCATTGAACTTTCTGAGGACCAAAGTGCAATTCTGATCTGTAAAGCTCTAAGCATTGAGCTCTTAGACACCGGCATGTGGAAGGTAGCTGAAAAGTTCAGAGCCAGGCACAATGAACGATTTATATCTGCCGTGCTATCCAAAAATGGAGACTGCATCATTGCCACCATGGAGAACACCCCAGCGGTGTTCTTCTGGAGGCGGGACACAGGACAGTGCATGGCAAGCTTGCAGGAAGTCTCGGGTACCATAGTGAAGCTGGTCAAATCTAGCCACCACAATATGCTACTGTCTTTATCAACCAGTGGCGTTCTTTCCATCTGGGATATAGACATCATCACAGCTATGTCCAACATAGATAAAACTGGAAAACCCATCCAGAGTCTGGTGTTGCCTGCCAGAGGGGAAATCATTTACTCTCTCGATGGCTCTGATTGTGTTCATAAATGGAACTTCAGCAGTGGGTTCATTGAAGCAGTATTTAAGCATGAAGGGATAGTTGAACACTGTGTGTTAACTTCCGCTGGAGACCTCATGGTGACATCAGATGACAAAAGCAGCCAATATGTCTGGCATACCAGCAGTGGGGAAAACCTCTTCCGAATTAATGGGCAGAGGATATCTCAGCTGCTGATCACACATAATGACCAGTTTGTGGTCTCTCTCTGTGAGGAAAATGCCTCCAGGGTTTGGAGACTGGCCACAGGCCACAGAGTCTGCAACATCTTGACCACTTTGCAAAATGCCTTCATTACCTCTGCAAACACCTTTGTGGTAGGAATGACCAAGAGCAAAGTGCTGGCAGTCAGTCTTTGGACCGGCAGTATCACCAAGAAATTTTGCTGCGAAGATGGGATCACCATCGTGAATTTTAAGTTGATCCCCGACTGTCCTGACATCATCGTGTTTATCACATCAGCTGAGACTGTAAACATCTGGAGTCTGACGGACGAAGTGATCTGTCGACGCGTGCAGCTCCCAAGCAACTTCCTGAAAAACCTGGAGGACTTTGAAATCTCTCCCAATGGGAAGCTAGGCATTCTCTCCCGGGGAGATGAAAACATCAATGTGCTAGATTTACACAGTGGAAAACTGAGGGTGGTTCATGCCTCTGGGGTCATCTGGAGGCAGAGACTCTCTCGAGATGGTCGCTACCTGGTATATATTTGTTTTcggaatggggaggaggaggaggagaatgatgcCACATCTAGCTTAATTGTCATGAGACTGGCTGACGGCAAAAACATTGGTGCTTGTTCCCTTTACAAAACACCCACCTTTCTCGTACTCTCACAGAGACACCTGAACATCATCGTCGGCTTTGATGATGGGAGTATAGGAATATACACAGTTGTGGACCGTGTCGATGCCGCGCTGAAGATCAAAATTGCCACCTCAAACAGCAGGCAGATCTTCAACAACACAACACAGACATCCAGGCCAAAGTCAAACAGTTACTCCTTTAAAGTATCTGTGGACTGCCTATGGAGAGAGTCCACTGAGGTCTTTGCCAGAGACAGCCCCATCACCGTGAGTGACTCCTCAGAGTCCAATGAGGCAACACCCTCCAAGAAACACAACTCTTGTTATGACCGGGTGTGTGCTGCTCTTGAATCCCGGAGCCACAGCTATACACCAGATAACTGA